In the genome of Thalassophryne amazonica chromosome 6, fThaAma1.1, whole genome shotgun sequence, the window caagaaaactggctataaaagtggtgatttaatttttatatataGAAAAAAAAGCCCTGTCTCACCTTTTTTTGGAATGCCTTGAAGACCTTAATTAcagaaatggatgtatattaacaaattaaatgaagatgaccacaaaaaacatgaaatattttgggttgATACTTTCTGCAGTGAGACAGAAGACAAAGAAAATGTAAAGATCACTGTTATACCAACTTTTCCTGATTTAGGATTGTAATTTTCTTCCTTTTGTTCCACCAGCACCACTGATAGCAAGGTGTATGTGGCCCAGGTGAAGGGAAGAGCTGCCGCCAGGAAAATTTATGACGCTGCTAAAAAGCAAGGAAAAACAGCCGGACTCGTCGCTACCAAGTACATCCTGGGCGAAATTAGATTTTGTCAACTTTTAGCTTCCAACGTATTTGAATTTCAATTTCCTAAAGAACCTGTGTAAGTTTTCTCCTTTTCCTCTGCAATGTTCCAGAGAGAGGGAGATCGAGAAATTCCGCGTGGCAGTGAGCGTGCCGTCCGGAACTCGGGTGTCCTTCTGTCTCTCCTACGAGGAGCTCTTACCTCGTCGTCTTGGTCGCTATGAGCTCACTTTGGGTCTGAGGCCAGGTCAGCCTGTCCAGAACCTCACACTAGATGTGAGTATAGCAGAGAAGACAGGCATCAGCTTCCTCAAGATCCTTCCGCTGAAGACAAACCGACTGCTCACCAATACAGCCCAAGGCAAGAAATGCGATGTGCTGTGAGGATGTTCTGGAGATGTGtaaatcacaaaaaaaagaagCTACATGGGAAGGTCATACACCACAAATAAAGTGATTGTCATGTACTGCTTCCCTGCAGGTGATTCCAGTGGTGTGCCCCCGTCCACGCACATGGACCAAAGCCCCGGCTGTGCTCGGGTTAGCTATACTCCCACTCTGCAGCAGCAGAATAGCATCTCCACCAAGGGCCTCAATGCTGATTTCATCATTCAGTATGACGTGGACCTCACAGACCTCATCGGCGATGTTCAGGTCTCTAACAGTTTTCCCAGTTATGGCTCAATCACTTTGTGCTCTTTGTAACAGTACGTACCATCTTCTACCCTTACTCTTTTTTTGGTTTAACCCCCCCCAGGTGTATGATGGGTATTTTGTGCATTACTTTGCACCTAGAGGGCTTCCTGTGGTTCCTAAGGATGTTATATTTGTCATTGATGTCAGCGGCTCGATGATTGGCACTAAGATAAAACAGGTAAAGCGGGCAGACGGTAATCAACCGTACATATTTGATAACTGCAGCTTGACAACATGTAGCTATTTGTGTAATAGACCAAACAAGCTATGAACACCATCCTTGGGGACCTCAGAGAGGGAGACCACTTCAATATCATTACTTTCTCAGACCAAGTTCACACATGGAAGAAGGGACGAACAGTGCGGGCAACTCGACAGAATGTACGAGACGCCAAAGACTTTGTGAAGAGGATCGTTGCAGAGGGATGTGAGTCTAAGTGTGTCTGATCAGTGATGGTGTCACTGTAatgtttcttatttttgttttcctgtctcTTTTGCTCCCTTCTAAGGGACCAATATCAATGCAGCTCTCCTGTCGGCCGGGCAGCTCGTCAACCCTCCATTCTCTAGTTCGTACCCCCACGTCTCTTCTCACCGTGTCCCTCTGGTCATCTTCCTCACTGATGGCGAAGCAACCATCGGCGTAACAGCTGGTGACACCATCCTCAATAATGCCAAGAAGGCTTTGGGCTCGGCCTCTCTTTTTGGCCTTGCCTTCGGGGACGATGCGGACTTCCTTCTTCTGAAGCGCCTGGCTCTGGAGAACCGAGGAGTAGCTAGGATGGTGTACGAGGAGGCGGATGCAGCCttgcagctgaaaggtttttatGACGAGGTAGCCAGCCCTTTGCTCTCAGACATCCAGCTGTCCTACCTGGATGACCAGGCATTTGATGTCACCCGATCACTCTTCCCCAACTACTTCCAAGGCTCTGAGCTGGTGGTGACTGGTCGAGTTAAACCCAGAGTTAACAATTTTAAAGTGTCAGTGAGTGCCAGTGATGCCAAGCAGCAGCTGAAGGTGGAGAACGATGTGTCGATTTCCCATTCAGAGACAAATGGGGATTTACTAGGCTGTTTAGCGGGGACGGATGGAATCTCCAGTTTTGTGCGGCGTCTCTGGGCGTATTTCACCATCAAAGAGTTGTTACTGGCCAAACTGAACACGACTGATAGTGCAGCTCAGAGATTACTGACAGAGAAGGCCACAAACCTCTCCCTCAAATACAACTTTGTAACACCTGTTACTTCTTTAGTGGTGGTTAAACCAGATGCAGAAAAAGCACCTCAAACTCCAACTACTACACAAGCCTCAGTCACGGCACAACGTACCACAGCGGCCGCTAGAGCCACAACAGCGACCACGACTGCTACGACCAAAGCATCAGCTGCAGTTTCCACAAAGAAGCCGATCTTACCATCAAGCGCCAGGCCAAGCAAGGCAAAACCTGATCCCCCTCAACCAAACACCCTACAGCCCAGAAAACCTTTCTCACTACCTTCCACACCAAAAAATGCGGTTATGTCTTCCAAGAAACCAACTACAACATCAAGTCCCAGTCCCATTAAAACTGTCCCAGCACCTTTCTCTGGGAAAAAGCTAACTCCTTCCCAAAATGACTCTAAAACATCCTCTGCTCCACCTGCTGGAAAGATATCCACCTCTCTTCTCAATTCCCTAAAGCCTGCTTCTCCCCTGGGACCGGGACAGGTCTTGACCCCACAGCCCAGTGCCGCCAGAACAATCTTTCCCTCCACAAcaccattttcagcaacattattATCATTAAGCACCACACCTCCACTCATTGCAGTCAGAACTGATTTTGAACCCCATCCTGGaagaccccaaaccccaaagccAAGTATAGTGAGGGCAGCGACCTTACCCGAGTCAAAGAACAATACCATATCTGCTACAGGTATCCATGAACTCGGAATCCCCACCATGCCACCCAATCCGTTACCACCACTCACCTCTCCACCTCAAGCTTCGGACAACAAAAACTTGAGCAATATCATGGACCCAAGCGCCGCCACTCTGGTGTCGGCTACGTTCGCGCCAATGCCCGGTGAAATTGAGGAATCAAAACTGTGGGAGGCAACGGGGCTTCTGGGTAAGTATGCACTCTTCACTTCAGTTTAGTGACTGAATTCAATCCCTAACTGGATATACCTTTTCTGCCCACTAGATGTCTCTACATCCATTCAGGTTCAGAGAAAAGGTGCCACTCAATTCTGTATTTCACAACTTTCAGTATCATTTAAGACCATAAATGTGAGAAACGTGTACAAATTCATGTAAACCTGgatgaatattaaaatatttcTTTTCTATGAAATACGAGATATTGACCTTGTGAAAGGTGAGTATGCTTCCTTGCCTTTGGTTTATTATAAATGACTGATTTCATAAAAAGCATGATGTATCCCGATCTCAATTTGTCATGTTCATTTCTTAGACTATGACGCCACCTATGACTATGACATTGACTATGATGGCTGTAAGTTTTAAATGCTCAACAAATCTGCAGTGTAATTGCTTATTAAGGcttgcgtttaaaaaaaaaaaactgccatctGTTAAGATTTGTTTCTTGCACTTTCAGGGGATGATGTGGACATGGATTCATTTGGTAAGTTTTTAAATCAAGGTAATTGTCTTTGATAAATCAATGATGTTGGATGTTGTGTGCAAATGCTTGTCTTGGTAGTCCAGTTATTGGTTTCAGCACATAGCAGTGTGGACCTTCCTTTAATTGAATGTCTTGTACTCTCAGATCCTCCACCACGATTGAGAACCGTCCGGGTCTTCTCTTCTTCAGGTTAAGTGTTTCATTTGGTTTTTAATGATGCCCTTGTGGTCCTTAGAAGACTGCTTGAATATATTTCTACCcaatattgtgctgtagttgatgGCGATCCTCATTTTGTGGTCCAGTTGCCAAAGCTGCATCAGAACCTTTGCTTCACAGTAGACGGCAGAACCAGCGATGTTCTCAGACTCTTGGAGGACCCCAAGAGAGGTCAGAAATAAGGTTGAGTCTCAGACGCAGGCCGTTATGAACCTAGGTTTACATTCTGGGTTAAACCTAACTCAATTTTTTCCTACTGTAGATATTCCATTTTACTAAATAAACTGTGTTAAGAATGTATACTTTAGTTCCACAGTTTACAAAATAATTTACAAGATACTTGTTTTTATTCACTTGGTCAGATCTTGGGCTTTACATAGACCAAGATGAATGGCTCTGAAAAACCATATAGATTAGAAAATTTGAATCGTTAATTGGGGGGAAAAAGAGCCATCAGACCCTCAGGATCCTAACTGAGGAAGTGACAAATGAGTTGCAGCCGTCAGATAGAAATGTGAAACCATAAGATGAACTGGCTCTAGTACTGGGGAAATCGGCGGTGCCAAACAAGCCCCAAGACAAACTGCATTTCTGTAAtggaacatacactcaacaaaaatataaacgcaacacttttggttttgctcccattttgtatgagatgaactcaaagatctaaaactttttccacatacacaatatcaccatttccctcaaatattgttcacaaaccagtctaaatctgtgatagtgagcacttctcctttgctgagataatccatcccacctcacaggtgtgccataccaagatgctgattagacaccatgattagtgcacaggtgtgccttagactgcccacaataaaaggccactctgaaaggtgcagttttgttttattgggggggggggataccagtcagtatctggtgtgaccaccatttgcctcatgcagtgcaacaatctccttcgcatagagttgatcaggttgtcaattgtggcctgtggaatgttggtccactcctcttcaatggctgtgcgaagttgctggatattggcaggaactggtacacgttgtcgtatacgctggtccagagcatcccaaacatgctcaatgggtgacatgtccggtgagtatgccggccatgcaagaactgggacattttcagcttccaagaattgtgtacagatccttgcaacatggggcagtgcattatcctgctgcaacatggggtgatgttcttggatgtatggcacaacaatgggcctcaggatctcgtcacggtatctctgtgcattcaaaatgacatcaataaaatgcacctgtgttcttcgtccataacagacgcctgcccataccataaccccaccgccaccatgggccactcgatccacattgacatcagaaaaccgctcacccacacgacgccacacacgctgtctgccatctgccctgaacagtgtgaaccgggattcatccgtgaagagaacacctctccaacgtgccaaacggcagtgaatgtgagcagttgcccactcaagtcggttacgacgacgaactggagtcaggtcgagaccccgatgaggacgacgagcatgcagatgagcttccctgagacggtttctgacagtttgtgcagaaattctttggttatgcaaaccgattgtttcagcagctgtccgagtggctggtctcagacgatcttggaggtgaacatgctggatgtggaggtcctgggctggtgtggttacacgtggtctgcagttgtgaggctggttggatgtactgccaaattctctgaaacgcctttggagacggcttatggtagagaaatgaacattcaatacacgagcaacagctctggttgacattcctgctgtcagcatgccaattgcacgctccctcaaatcttgcgacatctgtgtcattgtgctgtgtgataaaactgcacctttcagagtggccttttattgtgggcagtctaaggcacacctgtgcactaatcatggtgtctaatcagcatcttgatatggcacacctgtgaggtgggatggattatctcagcaaaggagaagtgctcactatcacagatttagactggtttgtgaacaatatttgagggaaatggtgatattgtgtatgtggaaaaagttttagatctttgagttcatctcatacaaaatgggagcaaaatcaaaagtgttgcgtttatttttttgttgagtgtaatacttTAAACAGTGTACAGCCTTTGTGTCAGAGAAATTTAGTATCTCATCTTAACATTTTTCCTTCATCTTAGAGTAAATAAATTACATACAGCACCTTTGAATAGGAAAAGCTATTTTTTTGAGTTGGTACATCAATGTCAACCATATTTAAATTGATCTATCTATATTTCTTTGAGTCTGAAGCTATATTTGTACCCCTCAAGGTATCATCGTTGATGGACACCTAGTAGGGGCGCCTTCTAAGCACAACATGGAACTCCGTTCCAGAACCTACTTCGACCAACTCACCATTTCCTCAACCACCAGCAGCTCCGATATTATGATCACGATCTCACTGGATGCTGTAGTGGTGGAAGGCGAAGGCTTGGACACCCTTCCTGTCAATCAACAAGGATCACTGATGAGGCAGGGTGTAAAAGTCACCATGGACAAACTTCGGAACTGCTGGATTAATCTGAGTGAGAATATGCGTTTCCTGATTCTGTTCCACCAATATAGACACCCCAACTATCAGCAGATGGCTCATCTGGGTTTCTACATCGTAGATGGTCAGGGGCTTTCTGCTTCCACCCAAGGCCTTCTGGGTAAGTACAGAGGAAAAACCCTCTGTAACTGAAAGAATACACCACACTTACTGTTGTCCGTCTGCCTACAGGTCAGTTTCAGCATGCTGACATGAGTGTGACACTTGTGAAGGATCACCCTGGTGGACAAGCGCACCAGGCCAAGCAAGGAGTTCTAGCCAGTGGGGTCTTAAGGTGGGGGCCAAAGCACATGGCAGTCACCTTACAAGAGAAAACACTGAAAGACACTGCGAATGAAAGGCATTTGGACAGATGCTGGGTGGTGCCAAAGGCAGAGGTGGAGCGACTACTGGGTCACCCATACGAGAGCTATGTGGTGGATCACGTGTAATTCTAGCAGTCAGCTTGGGTCACAATTTGGCACAGTTACTGAACAAGTTTGCACAAGAACTGGGACTTCACTGTGCTAAAGAGACACTGGGGAGGAAGGGGGGGGGATCCACAGGGGCTGACTTTCTAGTGTGGTCAATGAAAGTCaatagtaaaagaataaaactgtaaaaaaaaaaattaatcatgagGACATACGGTGCATTAGTggatgatgacagtgtgcagtcagaattgctgattttgaaatggttTCAACTCATCTGTATCTCACAACAGCCACACAACGTTCTGTTCAAATGTCTCTTATGAGCACAAAAGATTGTGTACATTAATTACAGTCAGTTAAAGACATTCTACTGATTTTATTCATATATCCCACAAATGTTAATTATACTGAGGCacgtaaagttgtaattttagtaCAAATGTATATAAAACATGCATGTTATGGACTTCTTGTATTTGTGATTCTTGGAGGCAGAGGGAGTAAAAAGTCATTTTTAACAGTATCAGGTTTGCCATgtgcttttttaatttttttctagcATTTCATTCATAGTTTAATTCATTGTATTGTTACACAAGACATTAGGCATTGTTCACATACTAGTGATCAAACAGAGACAGTAAATTTTCTAACACTCAGCTCGATCTATTTCTTTAATCAATTTGAAGGGATACCGTCAAtagctttattttgtttttttaaaggccgaactggacagaaatagaaatgatACAACCACATGAGGctttttttaaaacaaagaaaaccatAACCTGATGCAGAGGAAGCTTCAAATATTTTCAGAGTAAACAGCTTTCCAGTTTTTCCTTCTTTAAACCAGATCACATGATTAGGATGAAGAATGAACACACACGAAGGATGTGCAGTGAGAAGCTTGTGAATAGACATCTGTATACAGACTTGAATTCCAGCTCTGTATCTGACTGTTGCTGTCATCCTTGTGTCAGTACACGTCTCATAAGAGCGCAGACAATCATCTTTAACCATAAGCAAATGCTGGAATGATTTActtaacagcaaaaaaaaaaaaaaaacccacacacaaacaaaaaacctgtgtGCATCAATCAGAGTATTTTCAGCCTTGAAATTAGTATAACAATAACATCCACACGCCAAATGCGTACCAACGTTGTGAGCAGATACAGATTCTCCGACAACGTTGAGTATTAATTCACGTCATGAGTCAGTGTGGCTGTAAACGGTGCTGCAGAGATGCAGCAGTGAACTGACGGGGTTACAGATTACAGAAAGCAGGATTCCTTCCTGCACTCTTCAGTCAGAAAAACATCAGCATGAAGAGGATCTCATGGAGCAAATCACTGCAACATTACTGCCATCAAACCAACACCGTTTGTGGGAAAGGCTGCAACCAAACAAAAGCAAAAGTTTCTGTTCCTTCAATTTGAGGCTTGTTTGTTTGCTACAAAATTCAAGTTGTACAGTAGAGCCTCTATCCTTAAACTATAACTTCTCATAGGGTTCTTTCCCCCCACAAAGGAATGACACAGATGAGTTGAAACAACCAAGACACCAGCTGGTACGTTCACAGTGAGCTGAAATTTCAGTCTTTGCCCTCTTCACTCAAAAGTGAAACTTTCCAAATGCAAAATCCAAAACATTGCTTTCTTCGCCGTGCACTTCCTCACATCTGAACGCGAGTAACTCAATAGCTTGCTTTCATCTCTTTCCAAATCTTCCACAATGTCTCAATCAAGCCTATCGTTTGCTGGCAtccttccctttttttttttttaacgtttaaGCTGACCTTAAGACCAGTTTCAACCTGCTACTCTCAATGTCATAACTTCAGTGAGTGAACTCTGCACCAAATACATAgaaataaaactcttcaataaTTTATAAATGGCTGAACGTAAACTATTCCAATTGAaagcaacaaaagaaaaatgttttgggCTTGACAATTAATAGCCACTGCTTAGCGTACCTGCTAGCACAGGGAACACAATGGCATTGCAAAGAAAGCACGATCAGTTGACAGAACAGCCCATTTATGTCACgtttcatcactttttttttttttgccaaaaggaGCAGCGTCTACTGAACACAGGTAAAAGACCAAGTAAGAGAAGACGTTAAAGCAGGGTTGATAGGACAGATGCGTGGAATGTTACAGCCTTCATACTGCAGTATCGTTTGAGTCTATGTACATTACTAATGTGTAAAAGATGCATGCATGCCAACTGGAGGCGGTGAAGCTTCCAGAAGATTCTACGCTAAACCACAACGAATCCATCACATCCGCGCTCGCTAATCGCAATTCTGTACGCTGACGGTCACACTCCGGCCACCAAACACTGATATGAGGAGCGTAGAGATGTTACACAGAGAATAAAGAGCGTTTAGAATCGCTGACGAGAAGTAAGAAATTCACTTCTAATGATAATAGTTAAGACATGGTTATAGCATCTATAATGAAATGACCGTGTCAACCCTGCTTTACAGTGACTGAGTTAATGTGGGTGTTTGAACAGTGTGTTTGTGAACATTTTGTGTTCAAATGAGTgtcgagaaagagagagaggacaTAAGATCGAGGAGGCAAACTGTTTCAGGCAGACAAAACCAACAAGAACACCATCGAGTATGCTCACTTAGCCATGACATTCACACCTACGTGTGTTTaaagccccccccaccccccaaccacACACACCTGCTGTCTGTTTGCCTTTTCCACCCCCGCCTTCTCTCCCAGCCCCGCCCTCTCTCCGAAGCCCATCTACTCCTGTTGCTGCTGATCCTCCCCAAACACGTCATTCTGTTTGCGTTTCATGTTCTCAAAGTCAAAGTCGCTCCCAGTCATACGTTTGTAGATGTCCTTGATGTCGTGGCAGGTGGTCTCGAAGTGAGTGGTGGCATCATAGGATCTTGAGGCAAAGATCTGTTGAGAGTTAACAACAACAGATGCAGATTAACTTAGGTTCTCGTTCTGGATGAAGATGTGCAAATCGGCCAACGAGGCCTAAACTGTCCGTTTCACAATGTTTAAAACAGACTAAAATTTCTGGCTGTGCTCTTTTATTCAGATCAGTTACAAGATTTTATGGCTTCAATTTCACATCAGAGTCAACTTTATCCACTACACTTGGTGAACAAACAACTCTCTGCCCAACAGTCTTTGCTTGTTCAGCCAGAAGAAACTTAAATGACAATCACGTACATAAATTGTTGgccaatgacaaaaaaaaaaagttttttgttgtaatttttcCGCACTGTACCCTAGAGTCAATGTGCTTATAGTATAGACACACTTTAATTCAAAAAGCTTAACAAAATTTATCAAATTaagcatttaggaattacagctattTCTTTTTATATACAGTCGTTTAGAGGTTTTAAGTAATAAAACTAAGGAGGTGGTTACTGCCACAGTACTGTGCCGATAGGAGCTCCATTTATCTACTGACACAGAGTCAATCATATTCCACATTACATTGAGTGTCCACTGTAACTAATACCAAACTGGTTACTCCGCTACCTCAGTACTGTGTCAATAAGGAGCGGGTACCACAGTTCGTCCAATCCGAAAATGGATTTATgaatgaatgtaaaaaaaaaaaaaaaaaaagacctcctGTTCTCCGTTCTCAACCTTTACATGGGTAAGAAGGCACTAACAGACAGATCAGGCAGAACTATTTTTGTAACACAGCCACTCACTGGCACAGAAGCAATGGCGACATCTGTTTGGTGCTGTGTCATTAGACAGATTATGTTTGTGATAAAGTACTGCAGCAGTAGCCACTTCCTAAAACTAAATATAAGTAATAATTTACAGTTTTCTTAActgatatatgaacatttccaaatgacTGAATTAGTTTTTTCGTTCCACGTATCTTTAAGCAATAAAGATTGTATGGTCCTGTATGGTAAATCGGTCAGGAGAAGAAGACAGTGTTCAAAatgtgagtgactgtgcaaggatgcCAGAGAGGGAAGCCAACAGAACACCAACAGAGTAATGGGTTCCTGTGGGTGTGATTACAGAAGCTGCATACTACAACTTGTCTGTTGCATTGCCAATTGCACCGTTTCATGGTGGAGTTACAAGAAAATGACTCAAATCCAGGCTTGAGTCTCCTGTGCGCAAACTGACAAAATgttacaattttttttgtttcttccaAGAAAGTCATCGTGGAGTTCAGTCATCGtggatgtcttggtggtttcctcaGTCGTCTCCTTGCTGTTTTTGAGAACCGGCTCCACCAGATAAACAAAACTGtctataaaagtgatggtttatagAAACAATACATACAGTTAGTGCAATTACATATGGCCAATGAAAATTGAAGAACTGTGTATTAAAACCGCTGTAATACCTAGACGGTTAATGCGTTATTTTTGTGAAACCGCATTGATTAAAGTCTACACTATAAGAGCAGATCACTTGATTTCAACTGTGGTGCTGCACATAGGCAAAAATACAACCGATGTACAAGGTGTCCAAATACAAATGGATCAGACTGTACACATCATTTCAGAATGATAATACGTTCATATTTTTACTTGATATATTGTTTCCAAATTTAACTGCATCCACCCAGGATGAAATGgaactttgtttaaaaaaaaaaaaaagtttgaaaaccTTCTTCTGTTGAACTCCAGACTTAAAATAAATCTGTAAGCTTTGCCCCTTTAAAATCAAACCAAATGT includes:
- the itih6 gene encoding inter-alpha-trypsin inhibitor heavy chain H3 isoform X1, which produces MKREGLPLVQEKKSVKCEACTLSCQKSCFSPAEREKHRALHWILEPKTFLIMDTMIFKIQCILFLFTFSAQQGLSEDYKTQRGVIVSQLKVTEYHVTCSVVSRYAVTTVQSSVWNQLSITKEAAFEVDLPSSAFISNFTITTDSKVYVAQVKGRAAARKIYDAAKKQGKTAGLVATKEREIEKFRVAVSVPSGTRVSFCLSYEELLPRRLGRYELTLGLRPGQPVQNLTLDVSIAEKTGISFLKILPLKTNRLLTNTAQGDSSGVPPSTHMDQSPGCARVSYTPTLQQQNSISTKGLNADFIIQYDVDLTDLIGDVQVYDGYFVHYFAPRGLPVVPKDVIFVIDVSGSMIGTKIKQTKQAMNTILGDLREGDHFNIITFSDQVHTWKKGRTVRATRQNVRDAKDFVKRIVAEGWTNINAALLSAGQLVNPPFSSSYPHVSSHRVPLVIFLTDGEATIGVTAGDTILNNAKKALGSASLFGLAFGDDADFLLLKRLALENRGVARMVYEEADAALQLKGFYDEVASPLLSDIQLSYLDDQAFDVTRSLFPNYFQGSELVVTGRVKPRVNNFKVSVSASDAKQQLKVENDVSISHSETNGDLLGCLAGTDGISSFVRRLWAYFTIKELLLAKLNTTDSAAQRLLTEKATNLSLKYNFVTPVTSLVVVKPDAEKAPQTPTTTQASVTAQRTTAAARATTATTTATTKASAAVSTKKPILPSSARPSKAKPDPPQPNTLQPRKPFSLPSTPKNAVMSSKKPTTTSSPSPIKTVPAPFSGKKLTPSQNDSKTSSAPPAGKISTSLLNSLKPASPLGPGQVLTPQPSAARTIFPSTTPFSATLLSLSTTPPLIAVRTDFEPHPGRPQTPKPSIVRAATLPESKNNTISATGIHELGIPTMPPNPLPPLTSPPQASDNKNLSNIMDPSAATLVSATFAPMPGEIEESKLWEATGLLDVSTSIQVQRKDIDLVKDYDATYDYDIDYDGWDDVDMDSFDPPPRLRTVRVFSSSVDGDPHFVVQLPKLHQNLCFTVDGRTSDVLRLLEDPKRGIIVDGHLVGAPSKHNMELRSRTYFDQLTISSTTSSSDIMITISLDAVVVEGEGLDTLPVNQQGSLMRQGVKVTMDKLRNCWINLSENMRFLILFHQYRHPNYQQMAHLGFYIVDGQGLSASTQGLLGQFQHADMSVTLVKDHPGGQAHQAKQGVLASGVLRWGPKHMAVTLQEKTLKDTANERHLDRCWVVPKAEVERLLGHPYESYVVDHV
- the itih6 gene encoding inter-alpha-trypsin inhibitor heavy chain H6 isoform X3; translation: MKREGLPLVQEKKSVKCEACTLSCQKSCFSPAEREKHRALHWILEPKTFLIMDTMIFKIQCILFLFTFSAQQGLSEDYKTQRGVIVSQLKVTEYHVTCSVVSRYAVTTVQSSVWNQLSITKEAAFEVDLPSSAFISNFTITTDSKVYVAQVKGRAAARKIYDAAKKQGKTAGLVATKEREIEKFRVAVSVPSGTRVSFCLSYEELLPRRLGRYELTLGLRPGQPVQNLTLDVSIAEKTGISFLKILPLKTNRLLTNTAQGDSSGVPPSTHMDQSPGCARVSYTPTLQQQNSISTKGLNADFIIQYDVDLTDLIGDVQVYDGYFVHYFAPRGLPVVPKDVIFVIDVSGSMIGTKIKQTKQAMNTILGDLREGDHFNIITFSDQVHTWKKGRTVRATRQNVRDAKDFVKRIVAEGWTNINAALLSAGQLVNPPFSSSYPHVSSHRVPLVIFLTDGEATIGVTAGDTILNNAKKALGSASLFGLAFGDDADFLLLKRLALENRGVARMVYEEADAALQLKGFYDEVASPLLSDIQLSYLDDQAFDVTRSLFPNYFQGSELVVTGRVKPRVNNFKVSVSASDAKQQLKVENDVSISHSETNGDLLGCLAGTDGISSFVRRLWAYFTIKELLLAKLNTTDSAAQRLLTEKATNLSLKYNFVTPVTSLVVVKPDAEKAPQTPTTTQASVTAQRTTAAARATTATTTATTKASAAVSTKKPILPSSARPSKAKPDPPQPNTLQPRKPFSLPSTPKNAVMSSKKPTTTSSPSPIKTVPAPFSGKKLTPSQNDSKTSSAPPAGKISTSLLNSLKPASPLGPGQVLTPQPSAARTIFPSTTPFSATLLSLSTTPPLIAVRTDFEPHPGRPQTPKPSIVRAATLPESKNNTISATGIHELGIPTMPPNPLPPLTSPPQASDNKNLSNIMDPSAATLVSATFAPMPGEIEESKLWEATGLLDVSTSIQVQRKDIDLVKDYDATYDYDIDYDGWDDVDMDSFDPPPRLRTVRVFSSSVAKAASEPLLHSRRQNQRCSQTLGGPQERYHR
- the itih6 gene encoding inter-alpha-trypsin inhibitor heavy chain H3 isoform X2; translation: MFPFQRAKHQSKPSKAVLKVTEYHVTCSVVSRYAVTTVQSSVWNQLSITKEAAFEVDLPSSAFISNFTITTDSKVYVAQVKGRAAARKIYDAAKKQGKTAGLVATKEREIEKFRVAVSVPSGTRVSFCLSYEELLPRRLGRYELTLGLRPGQPVQNLTLDVSIAEKTGISFLKILPLKTNRLLTNTAQGDSSGVPPSTHMDQSPGCARVSYTPTLQQQNSISTKGLNADFIIQYDVDLTDLIGDVQVYDGYFVHYFAPRGLPVVPKDVIFVIDVSGSMIGTKIKQTKQAMNTILGDLREGDHFNIITFSDQVHTWKKGRTVRATRQNVRDAKDFVKRIVAEGWTNINAALLSAGQLVNPPFSSSYPHVSSHRVPLVIFLTDGEATIGVTAGDTILNNAKKALGSASLFGLAFGDDADFLLLKRLALENRGVARMVYEEADAALQLKGFYDEVASPLLSDIQLSYLDDQAFDVTRSLFPNYFQGSELVVTGRVKPRVNNFKVSVSASDAKQQLKVENDVSISHSETNGDLLGCLAGTDGISSFVRRLWAYFTIKELLLAKLNTTDSAAQRLLTEKATNLSLKYNFVTPVTSLVVVKPDAEKAPQTPTTTQASVTAQRTTAAARATTATTTATTKASAAVSTKKPILPSSARPSKAKPDPPQPNTLQPRKPFSLPSTPKNAVMSSKKPTTTSSPSPIKTVPAPFSGKKLTPSQNDSKTSSAPPAGKISTSLLNSLKPASPLGPGQVLTPQPSAARTIFPSTTPFSATLLSLSTTPPLIAVRTDFEPHPGRPQTPKPSIVRAATLPESKNNTISATGIHELGIPTMPPNPLPPLTSPPQASDNKNLSNIMDPSAATLVSATFAPMPGEIEESKLWEATGLLDVSTSIQVQRKDIDLVKDYDATYDYDIDYDGWDDVDMDSFDPPPRLRTVRVFSSSVDGDPHFVVQLPKLHQNLCFTVDGRTSDVLRLLEDPKRGIIVDGHLVGAPSKHNMELRSRTYFDQLTISSTTSSSDIMITISLDAVVVEGEGLDTLPVNQQGSLMRQGVKVTMDKLRNCWINLSENMRFLILFHQYRHPNYQQMAHLGFYIVDGQGLSASTQGLLGQFQHADMSVTLVKDHPGGQAHQAKQGVLASGVLRWGPKHMAVTLQEKTLKDTANERHLDRCWVVPKAEVERLLGHPYESYVVDHV